In Musa acuminata AAA Group cultivar baxijiao chromosome BXJ3-9, Cavendish_Baxijiao_AAA, whole genome shotgun sequence, a single genomic region encodes these proteins:
- the LOC135649843 gene encoding protein Barley B recombinant-like yields the protein MDDDGGMGMRNWAYFDQTLKGNSGRHLMSSMAAECGAPKPPFLSNGAFHRRECFIPEQPDRMDITRNEWINVRENNMLHMLPSNNCSSAIGDAGVSHGAHSFSMMQSTPLPPPKGDKITAVDDELRKDVPQKRSQPRAQTRPHKASKPKRLKKVAVSKDESSSRMGHQGRNMRQSTALNINGIDLDVSNIPTPLCSCTGMPHQCYRWGAGGWQSACCTTGVSMHPLPMSTKRRGARIAGRKMSQGAFKKVLANLAAKGYNLSDPIDLKPYWAKHGTNKFVTIR from the coding sequence ATGGATGATGATGGCGGGATGGGGATGCGAAATTGGGCTTACTTTGATCAGACCTTGAAGGGCAATTCGGGACGGCATCTCATGTCGTCAATGGCAGCAGAGTGTGGCGCCCCAAAGCCGCCTTTCCTTTCCAACGGAGCGTTCCACCGCCGTGAATGTTTCATTCCTGAACAGCCCGATCGAATGGACATCACGCGCAATGAGTGGATCAACGTTAGAGAAAACAATATGTTGCACATGCTGCCGTCGAACAACTGTTCCTCGGCCATCGGCGATGCTGGTGTATCCCACGGTGCACATTCGTTCTCGATGATGCAATCAACGCCACTGCCACCACCCAAGGGTGATAAGATCACAGCAGTGGACGATGAGCTAAGAAAGGATGTGCCGCAGAAAAGGTCCCAGCCTCGGGCTCAGACGCGCCCCCATAAGGCGTCAAAGCCTAAGAGATTGAAGAAGGTTGCTGTTTCGAAAGATGAGAGTAGTAGTCGGATGGGTCATCAAGGGAGGAATATGAGGCAAAGCACTGCTTTAAACATCAATGGGATTGACTTGGACGTTTCTAATATTCCTACACCATTATGCTCATGCACGGGCATGCCCCATCAGTGCTATCGGTGGGGAGCTGGAGGCTGGCAGTCTGCTTGCTGCACGACTGGTGTTTCAATGCACCCGCTTCCGATGAGCACAAAGAGACGTGGTGCACGAATTGCCGGGCGGAAGATGAGCCAGGGTGCTTTCAAGAAGGTATTGGCGAACCTTGCTGCAAAAGGTTATAACCTTTCTGACCCAATTGACTTGAAGCCTTACTGGGCCAAGC
- the LOC135649450 gene encoding uncharacterized protein LOC135649450 — translation MVGIFSRFSGGYMAKPSHHPSLLQLDKKLAEVSEGEEEEGNDGAYDAHGEIERKGDGDDDDAEVEVDGEFKPIEHPLEPPDDDRPAKYPLPFASVVNDEGELKESFSASLQTIAESSSSSSIGNEERVAEQTRPRTDRKQHPVRNHPPPPSPNYSIFQVFHQCKQFEA, via the exons ATGGTTGGCATCTTCTCACGCTTCTCCGGTGGCTACATGGCCAAACCCAGTCATCATCCTTCCCTCCTCCAACTG GATAAGAAGTTGGCAGAGGTTAGTGAGGGTGAGGAGGAAGAAGGGAACGATGGAGCCTACGATGCTCATGGTGAGATTGAGAGGAAGGGTGACGGTGATGATGACGATGCGGAGGTGGAGGTTGACGGCGAGTTCAAACCGATAGAGCATCCGCTGGAGCCACCGGATGATGACCGGCCGGCGAAGTAccccttgccttttgcttctgtggtaaat GATGAAGGTGAACTGAAGGAGTCATTCTCGGCAAGTTTACAGACGATAGCagagtcatcgtcgtcgtcgtcgatagGGAATGAAGAAAGAGTTGCTGAGCAAACTCGACCGCGAACTGATCGAAAGCAGCATCCCGTTCGAAATCATCCCCCCCCTCCCTCACCAAACTACAGCATATTTCAAGTCTTTCATCAGTGCAAACAGTTCGAAGCTTAA